The Festucalex cinctus isolate MCC-2025b chromosome 10, RoL_Fcin_1.0, whole genome shotgun sequence region TGAGACAGCGCTGCGGCCGACAGCTCGCCATCGAGGCTCCAACGGACGCGGACCTGGTCAGCACCGTACCGGAGTCGGCAACCCCGGCCGCGCTAGGTTACGCCCAGCAGGTCCGCCCGAAAGCAAATCTGCAACAAAACGCCCCAAACTGTCCTCTCGGGTTGTAAACgaagctttttttctcacagtcCGGCCTGCCCTACATCGAAGTTTTGTGCAAGAACCGCTACGTCGGCAGAACCTTCATCCAGCCCAACACTCGCCTGAGGcagttgggcgtggccaagaaGTTTGGCGCCCTGACGGACAACTTTGCGGGCAAGCGGGTCGTGCTGATCGACGACTCCATCGTCAGGGGCAACACCATCTCGCCCATCATTAAACTACTGAAGGAGGCGGGCGCCACGGAGGTATGCTCTACTGTTTGTTCTTTATTTATCAtcaaacataaaattaaatctACACTGTTTAAGGCTGCCAACTCTGATTTCCTAGTGGCTCAACCTcactgtgtgtatttttttttttaatcttctggggaaaaaacaaaaaacaaaaaaaaactctcgcTGCAGTTTAGTCATTTGTGAAACTGTAtaatactgccccctggtggccagacCACACACTACTACAAGGAGTACAGCGACGGAGTGCTGAAATGATTGTTAGGTTGGTTTCTCTGGAACAGCAGTAATGTtcctgggtcagtttgacccaagcTATGTTTTATTGATAAAATATGATGATTAACATTCACTActttcattgcaaatatttCAAACTAACCATTTTAAACAGTTTTTCTCATGAAAAATCACCAGTGGGAGTTCTTTAACTttcaaatgggtcaatttgacccgggctGTGGTcaatgttccaaaaaaataataaaaaaaaatggatttataGCCCATGATTAAGAGTTTTCAATGCATATACgtcaaaattaaacatttaaattgTTGGCTGGTGAGAAGTTTCATTGCAGAAAACTGTTAATTTGTAGTTAAACTTTAAAATGTGACAATTTGAACCGGGATGTTCTTATTGTTCTCAAAACATTCTAATAAACATTATTAActattttaattgaaaatatggCAAAGTGATGAGAAGtttcccattattattatttcaattgtattttttaacctCTATACAtgccgggtcaaattgacccattttaataTTCCAAAAGCAACCCAAGAAGGCGGGACCATTTTCATTGCACGTATGTGGATTTTCATTTCGAATTCCAATATTTTGTAGgttttaactttaaaatgggtcaatttgactcagGCTATGTTCAATTTTCCAGAAGCCTCCAGAAAAACTGTTATAGTTCAGTATTAACATGCAGTTTCATAGcaaatatgtttatttattttctgttggTGCCAAGTTTCATCGTAAAAAGCGAATATTTTCTGTGCTTAAACTTGaaagtgggtcattttgacccacaacTTAACTTAAGCCATTTCTTCATctaatttcaatggggaaagtcAGTCAGGACATCACTCTTATTTGTAATAATTGGATCTCTTCCCATGACATTCCTCGTGATCTTTAGGAATCATTAATGGCAGGCACATTTCTCCTGAAAATCTGAACTGTAATTTTCCAATTTTACCATGATCATAACAGTGGATTGAGCCGCACTCCTCTGTGACAGGTCCACATCAGAGTGGCTTCTCCTCCCATCAAGTTCCCATGTTACATGGGCATCAACATTCCCACGAAAGAGGAACTCATCGCCAACAAGCCCGAATTCCAGGACATCGCCGGATACATCGGTAAGCAcccgaaataataataataaaaataaaaaaaagtcccacATCGCATTTTACTTCTGTTGCCGTGTGGCGTTCAGGTGCCGACAGCGTGAAGTACCTGACCGTAGAAGGGTTGGTGACGGCGGTCCAGAAGGGAATCGCCTCCACGCAGGGCGACAAAATGATCGACTCCACTTACAAGTCAGGTGGCAGGGTGGGGCACTGCACCGCATGTCTGACTGGAAAGTACCCGGTGGAACTGGAGTGGTAAACTGACAGTCGGGTTACGCGTCTTCATCCATCTTGAAGTGAAAACGTTTGCCTTTGTTACAGCAGCTGGGTGTTTCTACTGACCTCTAGTGGTTGAATTATGTAAATATAGCATTAGAAGACTTCAGTTTGTCCAGTTTTATGAGCATATTtgtcatttgttaaaaaaaatatatatatacacgcacaTACCAGCGACcaaagattttcatttttataagaACATTTGAGTTTTGTACTAAAATGAGTGACTGTGTACAATGGTCCTGAATATGTTGTTTTCTTACACATAAAATACATGGAACAAAATAAACTGACTGAATTCACCAAGAAATCCCAAAGTAGCATTTGTTTCAATAAAGTTTAATTTGAACCAACATTAAAAACATAGAAACAGTTTTGAAACAGTGAACACACAAAATACTTTGATAAAAAATGCAAACTGGAGCTGTGTAAAAACACATTcactaacattttaaacatatactCGATAAACGTGGCAGGAAATGGTCATCAATTTCTGTTTATGTGAGGGAGGAAGGgcggaaaaaaatggaattagCTGTGGCAATAACACACCCAAAAGCAATAACTGGTTGTCAAAGACTGGACTGGGCATTTACACAAATCCACCCAAGCCAGTATCATGCTCCTTAGACACAAAATTCCGTTACCTTAGTAACTTGGGAACATATTTTCGTCTTCTGGACTTCCTGTTGAACAGCAATAAAGACAAGAATTAGTGAATgaaacatttaaagcaatcaaaagtgTCTTAACGTGCTTTCtatagaggaccaaaactgccaaaataaaagtgaaaataaaaccaataaaaataattatccatccattttctgaaccgcttactcctcacaagggtcgcgggtggtgctggagcctatctcagctggctctgggcagtaggcggggtacaccctgaactggttgccacccaatcgcagggcacacagagacgaacaaccatccacactcacaagcacaccgagggacaattcggagcggccaattaacctgccatgcatgtctttggaatgtgggaggagaccggagtacccggagaagacccacgcaggcacagggagaacatgctaactttactccaaccaggaaggctggagcctggactcgaacccggctggcaaccagtttagggtgtaccccgccctactgcccagagccagctgagataggctccagcacccccgcgacccttgtgaggagtaagcggctaagaaaatgggtggatggattgaAATAAAGAATGTTTACCAAGTAGGGACTCCTCCGGCAAGCCACGCGCCTGATCAGAGTCTTGCCACAGCTGCCGCCTCCTGAAACCTCGAGACGTGCTACCAGGAGACTCATCGCGGCGGGGCCTCAGCGTCTCGTTTCTGTGCCGCTTGGGCTCGGAGCAGGAGAAGCTGTTCCGTTCCAACTCCCGGTGGCGCTTGCCCAGCTTGAAGCAGTGGGGCGACAAAGCCAGAGCGGCCAATGTTTGGGAGGAATGATGCCAGCGGCGGGCCTCGGCGCCCCCAGCGCACATTCGGCAGGGGTTCGCGTTGAAGTGTTTGCTTTGACACACAAACTTGTGGTAGTGCTCAGCGAACTTGTCGTCTAAGCTGGACTTGGGTCGAAGCGTCTGGGGCGTAAGAAGTCTTCGGAGCGGACGAGCCGGGGACCTGGAGTTGCCGAGCACGTCAGCAGAGTTGGGGCTTCTGGGGAAGACCCGAGGAGATCTTCTGAGGACTTCCATCTTAGCCATCCTCACTTTTAATGGACTCAGCCTGACCGGGACGCCATAAACATCAGGTTGCTCTTTAAATTCGGTGCTTTCAGGAGCAATGCCAGCAGTGGGGAAAATACATTTGGAGCTCTGAGACGAAGACCGCGAGGGGCTGAGGTCCCACAAGGACAGTTGCTGATGCTCATCGGCGGAGgcggcagagagagagagtcttTTAGACCTCAGCGAAAATTCCAAGGAAGGACCAAAATTGCGAGACGGGCTCAGGACCCACGAGGATGGCTGCTTCTGTTCCTGGGCCGCAGCATTAGCCAACCTTTTGGACCTCAGGGACTGGGCCAACAAGGCACCAGGAGAGCGTGAAGGACTAAGGACCCCGGAGGATGGCTGCTCCCTGGCCGTAGCATTGAAAAGCCTTTTGGATCTCAGCGACTGGTCCGAGGACTGTCCAGGAGAACGCGAAGGACTGAGGACGCACAAAGATGGCTGCTGTTGTTCTTGGGCAGCAGCGGGAGCTAGCCTTTTGGACCTCAGGGACTGATCCAAGGACAGACCAGGTGAGCGTGAAGTACTGAGGACCCCGGAGGTTGGCTGGTCTCTGGCAACAGCACTAAAATGCCTCTTGGATCTCAGGGACTGGTCCAATGCGGGACCAAGAAACTGTGAAGGACTAAGTATCCTGGAAGGTGGCTGCTCTCCGGCAGCAGAACTAAAAAGCCTTTTGGATATCGGAGAGTGGTCCAATGAGGGCCCAGAAGACCGCGAGGGACTGAGGGAGCATGAGGATGCCTTTCTTCCGGCAGCAGGACTAAAAAACCTTTTGGATATCAGGGGCTGATCTGAGGAGGAACCAGAAGACCGCAAGGGACTGAGAGCGCACGAGGATGCCTTTGCTCCGGGAGAAGGGCTAAAAAACTTTTTGGATATCAGAGCCTGGTCTGAGGAGGGTCCAGAAGACCGCAAGGGACTGAGACCGCATGAGGATGCCTTTTCTTCGGCAGCTGACCTAAAAAATCTTTTGGATATCAGGGACCGATCCGAGGAGGAACCAGAAGGCCGCAAGGGACTGACAATCCACGAGGATGGCTGCTCTTCAGCAACACCACTAAGAAGCCTTTTGGACCTCAGGGACTGGTCTGAGGAAGGACCAGAAGACCGCGAAGGACTGAGGAAGCATAAGGATGGCTGCTCTCCCATTAGCGTTCTGGATGTTAGCAACATGGCCTGAGAGGAGGAATGAGAAGACCGTGAAGGACTGGGAATGCACGCAGATGGCTGCATTCTGGCAGCAGAGACGGAAAATCTTCTGGAGTTTGGGGACAGGTCCGACGAAGTCCCTAAGGAGGCACTGGAAGGACTGAAGGCAAAGAAGGATAGCTGTTTTTCCACAGTGATGGTCTTATTCAGGTTGATCCTTTTGGATTTAGGAGATTCTGGGATGTAAGACAGTTCCATGGCCAGAACGGTTTGATCCCTCGAAGTGGGGTACGGCCAACTGGTACATTTGGATTCCGGATTGTTTGTCTCTTTCTGGCTTGTGATTCGTCTGTGATTGTGGTTGCCTCTGCCGGACTGCAGTCGCCACTTGCGGTACTTCTGGAGTACACTGCTCCCCATCTCGGAAATGCGGCACCGGTGCTGCGCTCGCCCGATCTGATCGATCATGCTCGTGTAGAGCTCTAACAAAGTGCTGCCTTGACTTCTCAGGGCCAACTCCAGCTCCTCGTCCTGCTTCTCCGGGGGGACCTCAAACTCAAGGAAGTTCTCCAGACTGCTGTCGAGCGAGCTCGGCTGGGAACGCACATTTGACATTCCTGCagtggggttaaaaaaaaagtgagacagAAAATACCAAATGCTAAAAGGAGACATACTGtataaagtcatttttttggtcCGGTTATGAATTGCTACTCTtaccatcatcatcctcatcagtgAATGTCTGGCGAGAAACACGAGTCTCATTTCCACCATTTTGCTGCGTTTGGTCCAGcttttgaacataaaaaaaaataaaataaatttaaaaaaatacattttacattcaaCACAAAACCATTTACTCTGtacatttttctgcttttgTCAAGAAGTGGACGTACCTGTGAAGTACCGGAATAATTGTGCACTGTGGTggtgagccaaaaaaaaaaaaaaaaaaaaaaaaaacatgcattacaaCATGTCTACAAATATCATTGAAGATTCCTTCATAACGTGATTAACACTTACACTGCAATGATGCATCCTCTCTTAAATGCAGCGGGCTCTGAGGAAAGATTcagcttgaattatttttatggcTACATACACTTGATTTGGCACATAAAGTACTCACAAAATGTTAGGATAATTCTGCTT contains the following coding sequences:
- the LOC144026722 gene encoding uncharacterized protein LOC144026722 gives rise to the protein MDLDELKKKITLNGLQYQQSLCRIIRKYSILYNEHEAIELNITNTDAKTLEHYMTLYEEQIKSKELESPLHLREDASLQLHNYSGTSQLDQTQQNGGNETRVSRQTFTDEDDDGMSNVRSQPSSLDSSLENFLEFEVPPEKQDEELELALRSQGSTLLELYTSMIDQIGRAQHRCRISEMGSSVLQKYRKWRLQSGRGNHNHRRITSQKETNNPESKCTSWPYPTSRDQTVLAMELSYIPESPKSKRINLNKTITVEKQLSFFAFSPSSASLGTSSDLSPNSRRFSVSAARMQPSACIPSPSRSSHSSSQAMLLTSRTLMGEQPSLCFLSPSRSSGPSSDQSLRSKRLLSGVAEEQPSSWIVSPLRPSGSSSDRSLISKRFFRSAAEEKASSCGLSPLRSSGPSSDQALISKKFFSPSPGAKASSCALSPLRSSGSSSDQPLISKRFFSPAAGRKASSCSLSPSRSSGPSLDHSPISKRLFSSAAGEQPPSRILSPSQFLGPALDQSLRSKRHFSAVARDQPTSGVLSTSRSPGLSLDQSLRSKRLAPAAAQEQQQPSLCVLSPSRSPGQSSDQSLRSKRLFNATAREQPSSGVLSPSRSPGALLAQSLRSKRLANAAAQEQKQPSSWVLSPSRNFGPSLEFSLRSKRLSLSAASADEHQQLSLWDLSPSRSSSQSSKCIFPTAGIAPESTEFKEQPDVYGVPVRLSPLKVRMAKMEVLRRSPRVFPRSPNSADVLGNSRSPARPLRRLLTPQTLRPKSSLDDKFAEHYHKFVCQSKHFNANPCRMCAGGAEARRWHHSSQTLAALALSPHCFKLGKRHRELERNSFSCSEPKRHRNETLRPRRDESPGSTSRGFRRRQLWQDSDQARGLPEESLLGSPEDENMFPSY